The following proteins come from a genomic window of Yinghuangia sp. ASG 101:
- a CDS encoding SDR family NAD(P)-dependent oxidoreductase produces MGLGQGDGLLAGKVAVVTGGANGIGRACCERFAEEGADVVVADILDERGIDTIAAVEKKGRRAAYVHADASSPTDNETVMQHAVDLFGGIDVLVTAAGIATADYRGDRPEASARRAARHAREQPDAMRRFSDLRLSDWQKVLDVNLTGTMLSVQAAARAMLDLGRRGSIITIASIAAKHPAAGAPAYSVSKAGVWMLTKYAARVLGPAGIRVNAIGPGFIETNMGEMIRGLPDLEERLLADVPLGRMGTAREVADAALFLAGQQSSYFTGEMLHPDGGFYTD; encoded by the coding sequence ATGGGGTTGGGGCAAGGCGACGGCCTGCTGGCGGGGAAGGTCGCGGTGGTCACGGGGGGCGCGAACGGCATCGGCCGGGCGTGCTGCGAGCGGTTCGCGGAGGAAGGCGCCGACGTCGTCGTCGCCGACATCCTCGACGAACGCGGCATCGACACGATCGCCGCCGTCGAGAAGAAGGGCCGCCGGGCGGCCTACGTACACGCCGACGCGAGCAGTCCGACCGACAACGAGACGGTGATGCAGCACGCGGTCGACCTCTTCGGCGGCATCGACGTCCTGGTCACCGCGGCCGGAATAGCGACCGCGGACTACCGCGGCGACCGGCCCGAGGCGAGCGCGCGCCGGGCGGCCCGGCACGCCCGCGAGCAGCCCGACGCGATGCGCCGCTTCAGCGACCTGCGGTTGTCGGACTGGCAGAAGGTCCTCGACGTGAACCTCACCGGCACGATGCTCTCGGTGCAGGCCGCGGCCCGGGCCATGCTCGACCTCGGGCGCCGGGGCTCGATCATCACGATCGCGTCGATAGCGGCCAAGCACCCCGCGGCGGGCGCGCCGGCCTACTCGGTGTCGAAGGCGGGCGTGTGGATGCTCACCAAGTACGCCGCGCGCGTGCTGGGCCCGGCGGGGATCCGCGTCAACGCGATCGGCCCCGGCTTCATCGAGACCAACATGGGCGAGATGATCCGCGGCCTGCCGGACCTCGAGGAACGCCTGCTCGCGGACGTGCCGCTGGGCCGCATGGGCACCGCGCGGGAGGTCGCGGACGCGGCGTTGTTCCTGGCCGGCCAGCAGTCGTCGTACTTCACCGGCGAGATGCTGCACCCGGACGGCGGGTTCTACACGGACTGA
- a CDS encoding alpha/beta hydrolase, with the protein MPTVSRLRDADLGALHRARVAWSALVTALEAARHDAGATVATPLRASRWFGPAADGAYRDLERLSDDLLHATAQARLVATLLDDIHELFSAKQRELRPLLAAAPGRYLVHEDGSVAYRHDRAAAVDAPREHAASAIPAIMKAVGEADARFAAALRQLDVIARTDTNPTSWQGHAQDTRAVAALAGVDLAAVPRDDPVAAAAWWASLTEARRQEYIAFAPRLVGMTDGLPAAVRDHVNRLTLKQEKFVLHKELDRLVAMSGAAVRSTLPPKYRDPRALRNVVDAVRERLDGITALEARIGGGLGGPGDPSPPSDHPVPPAFLLNYSLAGHGQAVVSVGNPDTADNVTISVPGTGAGLAKAAHEIERATAIQAAATAADPAKRTASIAWVGYEAPQSIVKDATRPVFAEHAAPRLARFDAGLDAARRSPSAHVSVIGHSYGSLVVGKSLADEGLTVDKCVIIGSPGVGVDHARDLKMPPANVYAGSIPEDPVAMLAVYGVNPTWEEFGARDLPVPPAPHSVLPVDRDAHAKYWDRDSPSLTAMGRIAAGQRP; encoded by the coding sequence GTGCCCACGGTCTCCCGGCTCCGCGACGCGGACCTCGGCGCGCTGCACCGCGCCCGCGTCGCGTGGTCCGCGCTCGTGACCGCCCTGGAGGCGGCCCGGCACGACGCGGGGGCGACCGTCGCGACCCCGCTGCGGGCCTCGCGGTGGTTCGGTCCGGCGGCGGACGGGGCGTACCGCGACCTCGAGCGGCTGTCCGACGACCTGCTGCACGCCACCGCGCAGGCGCGGCTGGTCGCCACGCTGCTGGACGACATACACGAGCTGTTCTCCGCGAAACAGCGGGAGCTGAGGCCCCTGTTGGCCGCCGCCCCGGGGCGGTACCTCGTGCACGAGGACGGGAGCGTGGCGTACCGGCACGACCGTGCGGCAGCGGTCGACGCGCCGCGCGAGCACGCCGCCTCGGCGATTCCGGCGATCATGAAGGCGGTCGGCGAAGCGGACGCGCGCTTCGCCGCGGCGCTGCGGCAGCTCGACGTCATCGCGCGCACGGACACGAATCCGACGAGCTGGCAGGGGCACGCCCAGGACACACGGGCCGTCGCGGCACTGGCCGGCGTCGACTTGGCCGCGGTGCCGCGCGACGACCCGGTGGCGGCCGCGGCGTGGTGGGCGTCGCTGACGGAGGCCCGGCGGCAGGAGTACATCGCGTTCGCCCCCCGACTGGTCGGGATGACCGACGGGTTGCCGGCCGCGGTGCGGGACCACGTGAACCGGCTCACGCTCAAGCAGGAGAAGTTCGTCCTGCACAAGGAGCTGGACCGCCTCGTGGCGATGAGCGGGGCAGCGGTGCGCAGCACATTGCCGCCGAAATACCGCGACCCACGGGCGCTCCGCAATGTCGTCGACGCGGTGCGCGAGCGCCTCGACGGCATCACCGCGCTGGAAGCAAGGATCGGTGGTGGGCTCGGCGGGCCGGGCGATCCCTCCCCTCCCTCCGACCACCCCGTGCCGCCCGCGTTCCTGCTCAATTACAGCCTGGCGGGACACGGCCAGGCGGTGGTCTCCGTCGGGAACCCGGACACCGCGGACAACGTGACGATCAGCGTCCCCGGGACCGGAGCCGGCCTCGCCAAGGCCGCGCACGAGATCGAACGGGCCACGGCGATCCAGGCCGCCGCGACGGCCGCCGACCCCGCCAAACGCACCGCCTCGATCGCCTGGGTGGGCTACGAGGCCCCGCAGAGCATCGTCAAGGACGCGACCCGCCCGGTCTTCGCCGAGCACGCCGCACCGAGACTGGCCCGCTTCGACGCCGGGCTCGACGCGGCCCGGCGGTCACCCTCCGCGCACGTCTCCGTCATCGGGCACAGTTACGGCAGCCTCGTGGTCGGCAAAAGCCTCGCGGACGAGGGCCTGACCGTCGACAAATGCGTCATCATCGGCAGCCCCGGAGTCGGGGTCGACCACGCACGCGACCTGAAAATGCCCCCGGCGAACGTCTACGCGGGCAGCATTCCCGAGGACCCCGTCGCCATGCTGGCGGTCTACGGCGTCAATCCCACGTGGGAGGAATTCGGGGCCCGGGATCTTCCCGTTCCGCCCGCTCCGCACAGCGTCCTTCCGGTGGACCGGGACGCCCATGCGAAATACTGGGACCGCGACTCGCCGTCCCTCACCGCGATGGGAAGAATCGCGGCCGGGCAGCGGCCGTGA
- a CDS encoding response regulator, protein MAIRVMLVDDQELLRTGFTMVLRAQPDMEVVAEAGNGAEAVEKVRSTAVDVVLMDVRMPRMDGVEACRLIAGDDADAVPMPPGRERPKVLMLTTFDLDEYAFAAIKAGASGFLLKDVPPTELLSGIRAVASGDAVVAPSTTRRLLDRFAPILPTEADARPDAVASLTEREHEVLLLVAQGLSNAEIAERLFLSEATVKTHVGRILMKLGLRDRVQAVVLAYETGLVRARGA, encoded by the coding sequence ATGGCCATCCGGGTGATGCTGGTCGACGACCAGGAGCTGCTGCGCACCGGGTTCACGATGGTGTTGCGGGCCCAGCCCGACATGGAGGTCGTCGCCGAGGCCGGCAACGGTGCCGAGGCGGTCGAGAAGGTCCGCTCGACGGCGGTGGACGTCGTCCTCATGGACGTCCGCATGCCGCGCATGGACGGTGTCGAGGCCTGCCGCCTGATCGCCGGGGACGATGCGGACGCCGTGCCGATGCCGCCCGGCCGCGAGCGCCCCAAGGTGCTGATGCTGACGACCTTCGACCTGGACGAATACGCGTTCGCCGCGATCAAGGCGGGCGCGAGCGGGTTCCTCCTCAAGGACGTCCCGCCCACCGAACTGCTGTCCGGCATCCGGGCGGTGGCCTCGGGGGACGCCGTGGTCGCGCCCAGCACCACCCGCCGCCTGCTCGACCGGTTCGCCCCGATCCTCCCCACCGAGGCGGACGCGCGGCCCGACGCCGTCGCGTCCCTGACCGAGCGCGAGCACGAGGTGTTGCTGCTGGTCGCGCAGGGGCTGTCCAACGCGGAGATCGCGGAGCGGTTGTTCCTGTCGGAGGCGACCGTCAAGACGCACGTCGGGCGCATCCTGATGAAGCTCGGGCTGCGCGACCGCGTCCAGGCCGTGGTGCTCGCGTACGAAACCGGGCTGGTGCGCGCCCGCGGTGCCTGA
- a CDS encoding L-aspartate oxidase, with the protein MTTHPTRLAAPAPGWSTYADVIVVGSGVAGLTAALRAAEVVDSVIVVTKAVLDEGSTRWAQGGIAAALGEGDTPAQHMHDTLVAGAGLCDEEAVRVLVTEGPGAVRRLMSVGAEFDRDAEGNVLLTREGGHLRNRIAHAGGDATGAEISRALVHAVHDAGIEVIEHALVLDLLRDAEGRACGVTLHVMGEGARDGVGAVHGRAVVLAAGGMGQVFSSTTNPHVSTGDGVALALRAGAEATDLEFVQFHPTVLWLGPGAEGQQPLVSEAVRGEGAHLVDADGIRFMTGRHPLGELAPRDIVAKGIMQRMAETGGEHMYLDARHFGAAMWAARFPTILATCRAHGIDPVHDLIPVAPAAHFASGGVRTDLDGRTSVPGLYACGEIACTGVHGANRLASNSLLEGLVFAERIAADLARELPPRREPVAPTGEAGLLDPGVRLPLQRAMTAGAGVLRGRDSLQATTRVLADLGLRTGTEPCTEAWEATNLHLVASALAAAAYDREETRGCHWRADFPDADDKDWRGHVVTTMAAGRLDRAYEPYEPKLHETTPPIPTQPEEQP; encoded by the coding sequence GTGACCACACACCCGACCCGCCTGGCCGCGCCCGCGCCCGGCTGGTCCACCTACGCCGACGTCATCGTCGTCGGCTCGGGCGTCGCCGGCCTGACCGCCGCGCTGCGGGCCGCCGAGGTGGTCGACAGCGTCATCGTGGTCACCAAGGCGGTGCTCGACGAGGGCTCGACGCGTTGGGCCCAGGGCGGCATAGCGGCGGCGCTCGGCGAGGGCGACACCCCCGCGCAGCACATGCACGACACGCTCGTCGCGGGCGCCGGGCTGTGCGACGAGGAAGCGGTGCGCGTCCTGGTCACGGAAGGGCCGGGCGCGGTCCGCCGCCTGATGTCGGTCGGCGCCGAATTCGACCGCGACGCCGAGGGCAACGTCCTGCTGACCCGCGAAGGCGGGCATCTGCGCAACCGGATCGCCCACGCGGGCGGGGACGCCACCGGGGCGGAGATATCGCGGGCGCTCGTCCACGCCGTCCACGACGCGGGCATCGAGGTCATCGAACACGCGCTCGTTTTGGACCTGTTGCGCGACGCGGAAGGCCGTGCGTGCGGCGTGACCCTGCACGTCATGGGCGAAGGGGCGCGCGACGGCGTCGGCGCCGTGCACGGCCGCGCGGTCGTCCTCGCGGCCGGCGGCATGGGGCAGGTGTTCTCGTCGACCACCAATCCCCACGTGTCCACCGGCGACGGCGTCGCGCTCGCGCTGCGCGCCGGGGCCGAGGCGACCGACCTGGAGTTCGTGCAGTTCCACCCGACGGTGCTGTGGCTCGGGCCGGGAGCGGAGGGCCAGCAGCCGCTGGTCTCCGAGGCCGTGCGGGGCGAGGGCGCCCACCTCGTCGACGCCGACGGCATACGGTTCATGACGGGCCGTCACCCGCTGGGGGAGCTGGCGCCGCGCGACATCGTCGCCAAGGGCATCATGCAGCGGATGGCCGAGACCGGCGGCGAGCACATGTATCTCGACGCGCGGCACTTCGGCGCCGCCATGTGGGCCGCGCGGTTCCCGACCATATTGGCCACGTGCCGCGCGCACGGCATCGATCCGGTGCACGACCTCATCCCGGTCGCCCCGGCGGCGCACTTCGCGAGCGGCGGCGTGCGGACCGACCTGGACGGGCGTACGAGCGTTCCCGGCCTGTACGCGTGCGGCGAGATCGCGTGCACCGGCGTCCACGGCGCCAACCGCCTCGCGTCGAATTCGCTTCTCGAAGGCCTCGTCTTCGCCGAGCGCATCGCCGCCGACCTGGCCCGGGAGCTTCCGCCGCGCCGCGAGCCGGTCGCACCGACGGGCGAGGCCGGGCTGCTGGACCCGGGGGTACGCCTGCCGCTGCAGCGCGCCATGACCGCCGGGGCGGGTGTGCTGCGCGGTCGCGACAGCCTCCAGGCGACCACGCGGGTGCTCGCCGACCTGGGGCTGCGGACCGGTACCGAGCCGTGCACGGAGGCGTGGGAGGCGACCAACCTGCACCTGGTCGCGAGCGCGCTGGCCGCCGCGGCGTACGACCGCGAGGAGACGCGCGGCTGCCACTGGCGCGCGGACTTCCCCGACGCCGACGACAAGGACTGGCGCGGGCACGTCGTCACCACGATGGCCGCCGGGCGCCTCGACCGGGCGTACGAGCCGTACGAACCGAAGCTCCACGAGACGACCCCGCCGATCCCGACCCAGCCCGAGGAGCAGCCGTGA
- a CDS encoding Rossmann-like and DUF2520 domain-containing protein: protein MTENDSTAVPRRRPRPADPADRPARLAVGVVGAGRVGAPLAAALALAGHTVVAASGVSDASRRRAEDLLPGVLLTSPQDVIARADLVLLTVPDDALPGLVAGLTSTGALKPGQLLVHTSGRFGVSLLEDAARAGALPLALHPVMTFTGTSVDVQRLVGCSFGVTAPEVLRPVAEALVVEMGGEPEWIDERARPLYHVALANGANHLVTLVAQSLDLLTAAGVRAPDRMLGPLLGAALDNALRSGDLALTGPVARGDAGTLAAHIAELRRTAPESLAAYVAMARLTADRALSAGLLKPELATALLDVLAEGGS, encoded by the coding sequence GTGACCGAGAACGACTCCACCGCCGTACCCCGACGGCGGCCCCGACCCGCGGATCCCGCGGACCGACCGGCCCGGCTCGCGGTCGGCGTCGTCGGCGCGGGCCGCGTCGGCGCGCCCCTCGCCGCGGCCCTGGCCCTCGCCGGGCACACCGTCGTCGCCGCGTCCGGCGTCTCCGACGCCTCCCGGCGCCGCGCCGAGGACCTGCTGCCCGGCGTGCTCCTCACCTCGCCCCAGGACGTCATCGCCCGCGCCGACCTCGTCCTGCTCACCGTCCCCGACGACGCGCTCCCCGGCCTCGTCGCGGGGCTGACGTCGACCGGCGCGCTCAAGCCCGGGCAGCTGCTCGTGCACACCTCCGGCCGTTTCGGCGTGTCCCTCCTGGAGGACGCCGCCCGCGCCGGTGCGCTGCCGCTCGCGCTGCACCCCGTCATGACGTTCACCGGCACCTCGGTGGACGTCCAGCGGCTGGTCGGCTGCTCGTTCGGGGTCACCGCGCCCGAAGTACTCCGGCCGGTCGCCGAGGCGCTGGTCGTCGAGATGGGCGGCGAGCCCGAATGGATCGACGAACGCGCCCGCCCGCTCTACCACGTGGCCCTCGCCAACGGTGCGAACCACCTGGTCACCCTGGTCGCGCAGTCGCTCGACCTGCTCACCGCGGCCGGCGTGCGCGCCCCCGACCGCATGCTCGGCCCGCTCCTCGGCGCGGCCCTCGACAACGCGCTGCGCTCCGGCGACCTCGCGCTGACCGGCCCGGTCGCGCGCGGCGACGCCGGGACGCTCGCGGCGCACATCGCCGAGCTGCGCCGCACCGCGCCCGAGTCGCTGGCCGCGTACGTGGCGATGGCCCGGCTCACCGCGGACCGCGCGCTGTCCGCCGGGCTGCTCAAGCCCGAGCTGGCGACCGCGCTCCTGGACGTGCTGGCCGAGGGAGGCTCCTGA
- the nadC gene encoding carboxylating nicotinate-nucleotide diphosphorylase encodes MTLSPDLASRLAKAGLDPAAVEALVRVTVAEDLDGGVDVTSVATVPADARGHADFTARRAGVAAGIPVAEAVVEVVCGGDVEIRTFAADGDDVAAGRVLFTASGPTRGLLTAERSALNLLCRLSGIATLTRAWVDAVAGTGAAIRDTRKTTPGLRALEKYAVRCGGGVNHRMSLSDAAMVKDNHVVAAGGVAEAFRAVRAAFPDVPVEVEVDHLDQIPPVLDAGADLILLDNMTPHQLREAVALVAGRARLESSGGLTLDTAHDVAATGVDYLAVGALTHSAPILDIGVDLR; translated from the coding sequence GTGACGCTCAGCCCGGACCTCGCGTCCCGTCTCGCCAAGGCCGGCCTGGATCCGGCCGCGGTCGAGGCGCTCGTCCGCGTGACCGTCGCCGAGGACCTGGACGGCGGCGTCGACGTCACGTCGGTCGCGACGGTGCCCGCCGACGCGCGCGGCCACGCCGACTTCACCGCCCGGCGCGCCGGCGTCGCGGCGGGCATCCCCGTCGCGGAGGCCGTCGTCGAGGTCGTCTGCGGCGGGGACGTCGAGATCCGCACGTTCGCCGCCGACGGCGACGACGTGGCCGCGGGCCGGGTGCTCTTCACCGCCTCCGGGCCGACCCGCGGGCTCCTCACCGCGGAGCGCTCCGCCCTCAACCTCCTGTGCCGGCTGTCCGGTATCGCGACCCTGACCCGCGCGTGGGTCGACGCGGTCGCGGGCACCGGCGCCGCGATCCGCGACACCCGCAAGACGACGCCCGGGCTGCGCGCGCTGGAGAAGTACGCGGTGCGGTGCGGCGGCGGTGTCAACCACCGCATGTCGCTGTCCGACGCGGCGATGGTCAAGGACAACCACGTGGTGGCCGCGGGCGGGGTCGCGGAGGCGTTCCGGGCGGTGCGCGCGGCGTTCCCCGACGTGCCCGTCGAGGTCGAGGTCGACCACCTGGACCAGATCCCGCCCGTCCTCGACGCGGGCGCGGACCTGATCCTTCTCGACAACATGACGCCGCATCAGCTCCGCGAGGCGGTGGCGCTGGTCGCGGGCCGGGCCCGCCTCGAATCCAGCGGCGGCCTGACGCTCGACACCGCGCACGACGTCGCCGCGACCGGCGTCGACTACCTGGCGGTGGGCGCGCTCACCCACTCCGCGCCGATTCTCGACATCGGCGTGGATCTCCGCTAG
- a CDS encoding type III pantothenate kinase, with protein sequence MLLTIDVGNTHTVLGLFDGDDIVEHWRISTDARRTADELAVVLQGLLGQHPLIDPGGVDGIAVCSTVPSVLHEMRDMFRRYYGDIPAVVVEPGVKTGVPVLMDNPKEVGTDRIINALAAIKLYGGPCIVVDFGTATTFDAVSVRGEYIGGAIAPGIEISVDALGARGAQLRKIELMRPRSVIGKSTVEAMQAGILYGFAGQVDGVVRRMAAELSDDPESVTVVATGGLATLVLGEASVIDIHEPWLTLIGLRMVYERNAGG encoded by the coding sequence ATGCTCCTGACGATCGACGTAGGCAACACGCACACCGTGCTCGGCCTGTTCGACGGTGACGACATCGTCGAGCACTGGCGAATCTCCACCGACGCCCGCCGCACCGCCGACGAACTCGCGGTGGTGCTCCAGGGACTGCTCGGCCAGCACCCGCTCATCGACCCGGGCGGCGTCGACGGCATCGCCGTCTGCTCCACCGTCCCGTCGGTCCTGCACGAGATGCGCGACATGTTCCGCCGCTACTACGGCGACATCCCGGCCGTCGTCGTCGAACCGGGTGTCAAGACCGGCGTCCCGGTGCTGATGGACAACCCCAAGGAAGTCGGCACCGACCGCATCATCAACGCTCTCGCCGCCATCAAGCTGTACGGCGGCCCGTGCATCGTCGTCGACTTCGGCACCGCGACCACCTTCGACGCCGTCAGCGTCAGGGGCGAGTACATCGGCGGCGCGATCGCCCCCGGCATCGAGATCTCCGTCGACGCCCTCGGCGCCCGCGGCGCGCAACTGCGCAAGATCGAGTTGATGCGCCCGCGCAGCGTCATCGGCAAGAGCACGGTGGAGGCGATGCAGGCGGGCATCCTGTACGGCTTCGCCGGCCAGGTCGACGGCGTCGTGCGGCGCATGGCCGCGGAACTGTCGGACGACCCCGAGTCGGTCACGGTGGTCGCCACCGGCGGCCTCGCGACGTTGGTCCTGGGCGAGGCCTCGGTGATCGACATCCACGAGCCGTGGCTGACGCTGATCGGCCTGCGCATGGTCTACGAACGCAACGCGGGGGGATGA
- the panC gene encoding pantoate--beta-alanine ligase, with product MAATDARNTLLTRGREEFAEVYAAYASAPEIGVVMTMGALHEGHATLIRTARDRVGPDGTVLVTVFVNPLQFGANEDLDRYPRTLDADLILCQEAGADLVFAPSVEDVYPHGEPLVRISAGPVGAVLEGASRPGHFDGMLTVVAKLLHLTEPFEAGTGHIAFYGQKDAQQLALIRRMVADLNFRTEIVAVPTVREPDGLALSSRNRYLGPDDRGTALALARALHAGEAEAAHGAQAVRDAAAAVLARAAHATPPLALDYLALVDPTTFAEVPAHHFGPAVLAVAARVGTTRLIDNVPLVIAGARS from the coding sequence ATGGCCGCGACCGACGCCCGCAACACGCTGCTGACCCGGGGCCGCGAGGAGTTCGCGGAGGTGTACGCCGCGTACGCGTCCGCACCCGAGATCGGCGTCGTGATGACCATGGGCGCGCTGCACGAGGGCCACGCCACCCTGATCCGCACGGCCCGCGACCGCGTCGGACCCGACGGAACGGTGCTCGTCACCGTGTTCGTCAACCCGCTCCAGTTCGGAGCGAACGAAGACCTCGACCGCTACCCGCGCACCCTGGACGCGGACCTGATCCTATGTCAGGAGGCGGGGGCCGACCTGGTGTTCGCGCCCTCGGTCGAGGACGTCTACCCGCACGGCGAGCCGCTGGTGCGCATCTCGGCGGGGCCGGTCGGGGCGGTGCTCGAAGGCGCGTCCCGGCCCGGTCACTTCGACGGCATGCTGACCGTGGTCGCGAAGCTGCTGCACCTCACCGAGCCGTTCGAGGCCGGCACCGGGCACATCGCGTTCTACGGGCAGAAGGACGCGCAGCAGCTCGCCCTCATCCGGCGCATGGTCGCCGACCTCAACTTCCGCACCGAGATCGTCGCCGTGCCGACCGTGCGCGAGCCCGACGGCCTGGCGCTGTCCAGCCGCAACCGCTACCTCGGTCCGGACGACCGGGGGACGGCGCTCGCCCTCGCCCGCGCGCTGCACGCCGGCGAGGCCGAGGCGGCACACGGGGCACAGGCCGTCCGCGACGCCGCGGCGGCGGTGCTCGCGCGCGCCGCCCACGCCACCCCGCCTCTCGCGCTCGACTACCTCGCGCTGGTGGATCCCACCACCTTCGCCGAGGTGCCCGCCCACCACTTCGGCCCGGCTGTCCTCGCCGTCGCCGCCCGGGTCGGTACGACCCGTCTGATCGACAATGTCCCCCTGGTGATCGCAGGAGCACGGTCATGA
- a CDS encoding sensor histidine kinase, producing MQGIYEWLRRHPFAVDATGASLLLMVGLIVSAVEDGGRRAVASGLIALLLCASMAVRRVHLRAAAAGVVLAGVLQLATGVLPAPVDLAIIVVLHTAAKSGPMWLSRLGLALAFVAPVLMVLRFPPEPAGFKQGAFGCAFVVFMLLIAWVLGDSMRTRRAYYAELEDRAARLERERDAHAEVAAAAERARIARELHDVVAHNVSVMVVQADGAAYTMDAAPERARDALGTIARTGREALAEMRRLLGVLRSDADRGPYVPQPGVEQLGDLVDRVRDAGLAVDLRITGVPVELPKGVALASYRIVQEALTNTRKHAGPSATASVVLGYGEDALVVAITDDGRGADAPGDGMGHGLVGMRERVAMLGGRLETGPADEGGWRVRVVLPYGAEAGMGAAPSRPARERAPDRAPGVRLTSPARPTPAASPVRRAT from the coding sequence ATGCAAGGGATCTATGAGTGGCTGCGCAGGCATCCGTTCGCCGTGGACGCGACGGGTGCCTCGCTGCTGCTCATGGTGGGTCTGATCGTCTCCGCCGTCGAGGACGGCGGCCGTCGCGCGGTCGCCTCCGGCCTCATCGCGCTCCTGCTGTGCGCGTCGATGGCGGTGCGCCGCGTCCATCTGCGCGCCGCCGCCGCGGGCGTCGTCCTGGCCGGGGTGCTACAACTCGCGACGGGTGTGCTGCCGGCACCCGTCGACCTGGCGATCATCGTCGTTCTGCACACCGCGGCGAAGTCCGGCCCCATGTGGCTGTCACGGCTCGGGCTCGCCCTGGCCTTCGTGGCTCCCGTCCTGATGGTGCTGCGCTTCCCGCCCGAGCCGGCCGGGTTCAAGCAGGGGGCTTTCGGCTGCGCGTTCGTCGTCTTCATGCTGCTCATCGCGTGGGTGCTGGGCGATTCGATGCGCACCCGCCGCGCGTACTACGCCGAGCTGGAGGACCGCGCGGCCCGGCTCGAACGCGAGCGCGACGCCCACGCGGAGGTCGCCGCGGCGGCGGAGCGGGCGCGGATCGCGCGCGAGCTGCACGACGTCGTCGCCCACAACGTGTCGGTCATGGTCGTGCAGGCCGACGGCGCCGCCTACACGATGGACGCCGCCCCCGAACGCGCCCGCGACGCGCTCGGCACGATCGCCCGGACCGGCCGCGAGGCGCTGGCCGAGATGCGCCGGCTGCTGGGCGTGCTGCGGTCCGACGCGGACCGGGGGCCGTACGTCCCGCAGCCGGGCGTCGAGCAGCTCGGCGACCTCGTCGACCGGGTCCGCGACGCCGGCCTGGCGGTCGACCTGCGCATCACCGGCGTGCCGGTGGAACTGCCGAAGGGCGTCGCGCTCGCGTCGTACCGCATCGTGCAGGAGGCGCTGACCAACACCCGCAAGCACGCCGGGCCGAGCGCCACCGCGTCGGTCGTGCTCGGCTACGGCGAGGACGCCCTCGTCGTGGCGATCACCGACGACGGGCGCGGCGCGGACGCCCCCGGCGACGGCATGGGCCACGGCCTGGTCGGCATGCGCGAGCGCGTCGCGATGCTGGGCGGGCGCCTGGAGACCGGCCCGGCGGACGAAGGCGGGTGGCGCGTGCGCGTGGTGCTGCCGTACGGCGCGGAGGCCGGGATGGGCGCGGCCCCGTCGCGTCCCGCGCGGGAGCGCGCCCCCGACCGGGCGCCCGGTGTGCGCCTGACCTCCCCGGCGCGGCCCACACCGGCCGCGTCACCCGTACGCAGGGCCACATGA
- a CDS encoding acyl carrier protein, with protein MRTHAETALSEGVTGIVAHATSRRPDELTPDTRLVDHLGADTQTYDHIARLVADRYGLPVDGTGLCDEAPTVGDVVTVVADSAARQAITESV; from the coding sequence ATGCGCACTCACGCCGAGACCGCCCTGTCCGAGGGCGTGACCGGGATCGTCGCCCACGCGACGTCCCGTCGGCCCGACGAACTCACGCCCGATACCCGTCTGGTGGATCACCTGGGCGCCGACACGCAGACGTACGACCACATCGCCCGGCTGGTCGCCGACCGCTACGGCCTGCCCGTCGACGGGACCGGGCTGTGCGACGAGGCCCCGACCGTCGGGGACGTCGTCACCGTCGTCGCCGACAGCGCGGCCCGGCAGGCGATCACCGAATCCGTCTGA